From one Agathobaculum sp. NTUH-O15-33 genomic stretch:
- a CDS encoding bifunctional diguanylate cyclase/phosphodiesterase has translation MIGFDTLYTGPEDFAALLDARRFDRDTECLVKIFTAGMGKNEAVRTAREIKRLLPRAHLIGSTAAGIVFCGKQYEGATMVLIERYDHLAIHTEVFSFAGKTSAALAAEVHRAFSGVGSQTVHLLFSDRYADVHAFIEEINSLSPLIRLAGGMAGDLMRDGTPGFVFTEQGALENSAVAFAVTGERAVSFVGINTSQEPISPVFTITETDGCLIRTIENEPADRWLFRYLGIEEMRSFSDWRSIADNDHLVRFPIVLEGHGDASRVTRYDEDEKCLSTYFSKLPAGTRFRIGYTGPSKCVHDCYELCQNIMKQPVERIFVYSCLFRKMYMQNASKWELLPLAEYHVSGAFVMGEIGFDGTRNELFNGSCVIAGTAENERFVLPDISVFDDLANIEDDSAMVRFALTRQKETMSAENRSLMEELIRQRQEAGRRLYVDDRFSLPNVLQYKEDDKKQGFDKVCMIRVENYDVLVAYAGVEAYIQNSREIVDAVLQFMKARGYADDASLYSVNQNTFFLAGSEAVSEARFRHIVQKIYKHFRFYKSEKTGLSQLARFILVLGQQNPLESGLNALQATKDIQSHFLVCDSKMAQDVSYAEELRVIELLNRAISNGGVVPYYQGIRDNREGALTKYEALMRIVDEDGQVYVPAAFMEIAKKYHLYSSLSQMMIAKVLEDFQNRPEEVAINVSMHDIVSKEFREWFFARLQRFPHPDHLTVEFVETEDCVASEELREFVTKLHAAGSKLAIDDFGTGYSTLAEVVNIEPDYIKIDGGIIRELTYSPKSMVLLRTVIFLARQLHIKTVAEFVETEEIQRIVKKSGVDYSQGYLFAQPVSFAERFPVQTRK, from the coding sequence ATGATCGGTTTTGATACGCTATATACAGGGCCCGAAGACTTTGCAGCACTGCTGGACGCGCGGCGCTTTGACCGGGATACGGAGTGCCTTGTCAAGATTTTCACCGCCGGAATGGGGAAAAACGAGGCCGTGCGCACGGCGCGGGAGATCAAGCGTTTGCTGCCCCGCGCGCACCTGATCGGCTCCACCGCCGCGGGCATTGTTTTCTGCGGCAAGCAGTACGAGGGCGCGACCATGGTGCTCATCGAGCGGTACGACCACCTTGCCATCCATACCGAGGTGTTTTCCTTTGCGGGCAAAACCTCCGCGGCGCTCGCCGCGGAGGTGCACCGCGCCTTTTCCGGCGTGGGCAGCCAGACCGTGCACCTGCTGTTTTCCGACCGGTACGCCGACGTCCATGCGTTTATCGAAGAGATAAACAGCCTGTCGCCGCTGATCCGTTTGGCGGGCGGCATGGCGGGCGACCTGATGCGGGACGGTACGCCCGGCTTTGTGTTTACCGAGCAAGGCGCGCTGGAAAACAGCGCGGTCGCTTTCGCCGTGACCGGCGAGCGGGCGGTCAGCTTTGTCGGCATCAATACCTCGCAGGAACCGATCAGCCCGGTGTTCACAATCACCGAGACCGACGGCTGCCTGATCCGTACAATCGAGAACGAACCGGCCGACCGGTGGCTGTTCCGCTACCTTGGCATCGAAGAAATGCGTTCGTTCAGCGATTGGCGAAGCATTGCGGACAACGACCATCTGGTGCGTTTTCCGATCGTACTCGAGGGGCACGGCGACGCCTCGCGCGTCACCCGGTATGATGAAGACGAAAAATGCCTATCCACCTATTTTAGCAAGCTTCCCGCGGGCACGCGCTTTCGCATCGGCTACACCGGGCCGTCCAAGTGTGTGCACGACTGCTATGAGCTGTGCCAAAATATCATGAAGCAGCCGGTCGAGCGCATTTTTGTGTACAGCTGCCTGTTCCGCAAGATGTACATGCAGAATGCCTCCAAATGGGAGCTGCTGCCGCTTGCCGAATACCACGTGTCCGGCGCGTTCGTGATGGGGGAAATCGGGTTCGACGGCACGCGGAACGAGCTGTTCAACGGTTCGTGCGTGATCGCGGGAACCGCGGAAAACGAACGCTTTGTCCTGCCGGATATTTCGGTGTTCGACGATCTGGCCAATATCGAGGACGATTCCGCCATGGTGCGTTTTGCCCTGACCCGGCAGAAGGAGACCATGAGCGCGGAAAACCGCAGCCTGATGGAAGAGCTCATCCGCCAGCGTCAAGAGGCCGGCCGGCGCCTTTATGTGGACGACCGGTTCAGTCTGCCCAATGTGCTGCAATATAAAGAGGACGATAAGAAGCAAGGCTTTGACAAGGTATGCATGATCCGGGTGGAAAATTACGATGTGCTGGTGGCCTATGCGGGCGTCGAAGCGTACATACAAAATTCCAGAGAGATCGTCGACGCGGTGCTTCAGTTCATGAAGGCGCGCGGCTACGCGGATGACGCCAGCCTGTACAGCGTCAACCAGAATACCTTTTTCCTCGCGGGGAGCGAGGCTGTTTCGGAGGCGCGTTTCCGCCATATCGTGCAAAAGATATACAAGCATTTCCGTTTCTATAAATCGGAGAAGACCGGCCTGTCGCAGCTGGCCCGGTTTATTTTGGTTCTAGGACAGCAAAATCCGCTGGAAAGCGGTCTGAACGCCTTGCAGGCGACTAAGGATATCCAGTCCCACTTCCTCGTATGCGACAGCAAGATGGCGCAGGATGTATCCTACGCGGAGGAGCTGCGCGTGATTGAGCTGCTCAACCGCGCAATCTCGAACGGCGGCGTGGTGCCGTACTATCAGGGGATACGCGATAACCGCGAAGGGGCGCTGACAAAGTACGAAGCGCTCATGCGCATTGTGGACGAGGACGGGCAGGTGTATGTGCCAGCGGCCTTTATGGAGATCGCAAAAAAGTACCACCTCTATTCCTCGCTGAGCCAAATGATGATCGCCAAGGTGCTGGAGGATTTTCAAAACCGGCCGGAAGAGGTCGCGATCAACGTTTCCATGCACGATATTGTTTCCAAGGAATTTCGGGAATGGTTTTTCGCCCGTTTGCAGCGTTTTCCGCACCCCGACCACCTAACGGTCGAATTTGTGGAAACGGAGGATTGCGTGGCCTCCGAAGAACTGCGGGAGTTCGTGACAAAGCTGCACGCCGCCGGCAGCAAGCTGGCGATCGATGATTTCGGCACCGGTTATTCCACGCTGGCCGAGGTCGTCAATATCGAACCTGACTATATCAAGATAGACGGCGGCATCATCCGGGAATTGACCTATAGCCCGAAGAGCATGGTGCTGCTGCGCACGGTGATTTTTCTGGCCCGTCAGCTGCACATCAAAACGGTGGCGGAATTTGTAGAGACCGAGGAGATTCAGCGCATCGTGAAAAAAAGCGGCGTCGACTACTCGCAGGGCTATTTGTTCGCCCAGCCCGTGTCGTTCGCGGAACGTTTTCCGGTACAGACAAGAAAATAA
- a CDS encoding PIG-L deacetylase family protein gives MKVMAIVAHMDDAEIYCGGTLRKYIERGDEVTVLVVTNGNKGSHTLSPEELTRVRREEQREACRRLGANEPMFYNYEDDMMIDSVQLRLDLVAAIRKVRPRVIITHTPQDGSNDHGMVGMGVTKALISLPFKNIPVEEEPMEEMPQVFFMEPAGGVGFMPEQYVDITDVQDKKVHAFMAYESQLAYDPRYLENIEVVGRFRGYQAGCRFGEAFQGYRFFGFMPDFKLLP, from the coding sequence ATGAAAGTCATGGCGATCGTCGCCCATATGGACGACGCGGAAATCTACTGCGGAGGCACGCTCCGGAAATACATTGAGCGCGGGGACGAGGTAACGGTGCTTGTCGTCACCAACGGCAACAAGGGCAGCCACACGCTCTCGCCGGAGGAGCTGACGCGGGTGCGCCGCGAGGAGCAGCGCGAGGCTTGCCGCCGCTTGGGCGCGAACGAGCCCATGTTTTATAATTACGAGGATGATATGATGATCGACTCCGTGCAGCTGCGGCTCGATCTGGTCGCGGCGATCCGCAAGGTGCGTCCGCGCGTCATCATCACGCACACGCCGCAGGACGGCTCGAACGATCATGGCATGGTGGGCATGGGCGTGACAAAGGCGCTGATCTCCCTGCCATTCAAAAACATTCCGGTCGAAGAGGAACCGATGGAGGAAATGCCACAGGTGTTCTTTATGGAGCCCGCCGGCGGCGTGGGCTTTATGCCGGAGCAGTATGTGGATATCACGGACGTGCAGGATAAAAAGGTACATGCGTTTATGGCGTATGAAAGCCAGCTCGCGTACGATCCCCGCTATTTGGAGAACATTGAGGTAGTGGGCCGTTTCCGGGGCTATCAGGCGGGATGCCGATTTGGAGAAGCGTTTCAAGGCTATCGCTTCTTTGGGTTTATGCCCGATTTCAAGCTGCTTCCCTGA
- a CDS encoding LacI family DNA-binding transcriptional regulator, which produces MAKRVTLKDLSDRLGLSQNTISLVLRDMPGISETTRQTVLRVAEEMGYNGKKRRTEMPHICVLTTYANNTDTYFFGRLQNKIEYCLKERCCPTITINNVETYPLETIEELCAANDISGIIMVADIGRELVEKIKGLALPILCAGFYVPGIQVDSVLEDNISGMEMIARHLCKEGCKRAGFIGPIRPDQGFFERWMAFSAIAERYGIVVDSKTCLLDIDYADFGNVEQAAQMIHALPALPEAFVCANDRIAMSVIKALQYNGRRVPEDVGVIGFDNSDLAQLCTPTLATVDNFVEEQAVCAVERLLKRITQPGMPFQRILCRTEFVAGDSFRAAK; this is translated from the coding sequence ATGGCTAAGCGAGTAACATTAAAAGATCTGTCCGATCGACTGGGCCTGTCGCAAAACACGATATCGCTGGTTTTACGGGACATGCCGGGCATCTCGGAAACGACGCGGCAAACGGTTTTGCGCGTTGCGGAGGAAATGGGGTATAACGGGAAAAAACGGCGGACGGAAATGCCCCATATCTGCGTGCTCACCACCTACGCAAACAATACGGACACGTATTTTTTCGGCAGGCTGCAAAACAAAATTGAATACTGCCTGAAAGAGCGCTGCTGCCCCACGATCACGATCAATAATGTGGAGACCTATCCGCTTGAGACCATTGAGGAGCTTTGCGCGGCAAATGATATTTCCGGCATTATCATGGTGGCCGATATTGGCCGGGAACTGGTGGAAAAGATTAAGGGGCTGGCGCTGCCCATCCTCTGCGCGGGTTTTTATGTGCCGGGCATTCAGGTGGACAGCGTGCTGGAGGACAATATTTCCGGCATGGAGATGATCGCGCGGCATCTGTGTAAAGAAGGCTGCAAGCGGGCGGGCTTTATCGGGCCGATTCGGCCGGATCAGGGCTTTTTTGAACGCTGGATGGCCTTTTCGGCGATCGCGGAGCGGTACGGCATCGTCGTGGATAGCAAGACCTGCCTGCTCGATATCGATTACGCTGATTTTGGCAACGTGGAGCAGGCGGCGCAGATGATCCACGCGCTGCCCGCCCTGCCCGAAGCGTTCGTTTGCGCGAACGACAGGATCGCGATGAGCGTAATTAAGGCCCTGCAATATAACGGGCGGCGGGTGCCCGAGGATGTCGGCGTGATCGGTTTTGACAACAGCGATCTCGCGCAGCTTTGCACGCCCACGCTTGCGACTGTGGACAATTTTGTGGAGGAACAGGCGGTTTGCGCGGTGGAGCGTTTGCTCAAGCGCATCACGCAGCCGGGCATGCCCTTTCAGCGCATTTTGTGCAGAACGGAATTTGTGGCCGGCGATTCGTTCCGGGCCGCAAAGTAA
- a CDS encoding Gfo/Idh/MocA family protein — protein MLKAAIIGSGAMGRIHGGIIGSTGRAEVKYVFDTVAERAEKLAAEWGAEPVTDMDALCSKEIDLAFVCVPNKLHAQVAVRLLSAGINVFSEKPMATSVRDAQAMVDAAKAAGKRLFVGHNRRFAPVYLAAKQSVSQQAYHPHNINIIQNDGDMGGEGSIWAADFQNLGGFLYDTTIHFLDMAEYLMGELESVAALSKSACYPVDDDFVIQLKFKSGGLGAITTCGHASWIFPFERVQVVGDHQSVITEELDSYRYCPGLSKVIEANEYTKLPFEKKWGYYAMHLHMYDALEKGLPALNDGLVGLRAVKLVEACHCSIAQNGAACRVDSI, from the coding sequence ATGCTGAAAGCAGCGATTATCGGTTCCGGCGCGATGGGCAGAATCCATGGCGGCATCATAGGCTCCACCGGCCGGGCCGAGGTAAAATATGTGTTCGATACCGTGGCGGAGCGGGCGGAAAAGCTCGCCGCGGAGTGGGGGGCGGAGCCGGTCACCGATATGGACGCGCTCTGCTCCAAGGAGATCGATCTGGCTTTTGTCTGCGTGCCCAATAAGCTGCACGCACAGGTGGCAGTCCGTCTGCTCTCGGCGGGGATCAACGTGTTTTCCGAAAAGCCCATGGCGACCAGCGTGCGGGACGCGCAGGCCATGGTGGACGCGGCAAAGGCCGCAGGAAAGCGCCTGTTCGTCGGCCATAACCGCCGCTTCGCGCCGGTCTATCTGGCCGCGAAGCAGAGCGTGTCGCAGCAAGCGTACCATCCGCACAATATCAACATCATCCAGAACGACGGCGATATGGGCGGCGAAGGCTCGATCTGGGCGGCGGATTTTCAAAATCTGGGCGGCTTCCTGTACGATACGACCATCCACTTTCTCGATATGGCCGAATACCTGATGGGCGAGCTGGAAAGCGTTGCGGCGCTGAGTAAGTCGGCCTGCTACCCGGTGGACGATGATTTTGTCATTCAGCTCAAATTCAAAAGCGGCGGCCTAGGCGCGATCACCACCTGCGGCCACGCCTCGTGGATCTTCCCGTTCGAGCGGGTGCAGGTCGTGGGCGATCATCAGTCGGTCATCACGGAGGAGCTGGACAGCTACCGCTATTGTCCGGGCCTGTCCAAGGTGATCGAGGCGAACGAGTACACCAAGCTGCCGTTTGAGAAAAAATGGGGCTACTACGCGATGCACCTGCACATGTACGATGCGCTGGAAAAAGGCCTGCCCGCCCTGAACGACGGTCTGGTCGGTCTGCGCGCCGTCAAACTGGTTGAAGCCTGCCACTGCAGCATTGCTCAAAACGGAGCGGCGTGCAGGGTAGACTCCATATAA
- a CDS encoding zinc ribbon domain-containing protein — protein MNYEIVTLPERRIVGLATRAANNAADCAEKIGKLWADFMGGGAYGQLEPSSENAMVYGAYTNYNWEEMSYDVIAGCESDTCPAGFTEVVIPAGKYAKFSFHGDVRESTAKAWDEIWKIKLPRAFGVDFEEYVSCGDSMEGDINIYIGLADICQCCGMPMTKDADYGTEADGAKSADYCCYCYQKGAFTADCTMEEMIEICLNVEGSEALYTNKEAARLQMLEYFPTLKRWKK, from the coding sequence ATGAATTACGAGATCGTTACACTGCCCGAACGCCGCATCGTCGGCCTTGCTACCCGCGCCGCAAATAACGCGGCGGACTGCGCGGAAAAGATCGGCAAGCTTTGGGCCGACTTTATGGGCGGCGGCGCCTACGGACAGCTGGAGCCTTCCAGCGAGAACGCCATGGTATACGGCGCTTACACCAACTACAACTGGGAGGAAATGAGCTACGATGTGATCGCGGGCTGCGAAAGCGACACCTGTCCGGCGGGCTTTACCGAAGTTGTGATCCCCGCGGGCAAGTACGCCAAATTCAGCTTCCATGGCGACGTACGCGAATCGACCGCAAAAGCTTGGGATGAAATTTGGAAGATCAAGCTGCCGCGCGCCTTCGGCGTCGACTTTGAAGAATACGTCTCCTGCGGCGACAGCATGGAGGGCGATATCAACATTTACATCGGCCTCGCGGACATCTGCCAATGCTGCGGCATGCCGATGACCAAGGACGCCGACTACGGCACCGAGGCGGACGGCGCCAAGAGCGCGGACTACTGCTGCTACTGCTACCAAAAGGGCGCGTTCACCGCCGACTGCACGATGGAGGAAATGATTGAAATCTGCCTGAACGTAGAGGGCAGCGAAGCCCTTTATACCAATAAGGAAGCGGCCCGCCTGCAAATGCTCGAATACTTTCCTACGCTTAAGCGCTGGAAGAAATAA
- a CDS encoding sugar ABC transporter substrate-binding protein yields the protein MKKGKGLLSMLTASALLMGVLAGCGGAPDAKGEASADGGPAEGGKNVSAILMSLNSDYWHMIESGVINGGSDFGMDVTITAPTNEADVTGQIAMIEDQITAGANGLVLAPCDTKAVLPALEKCKESGIPVVLIDMDLDEENRDLRATFIGSSEYAAGEMVGQYIVDNFEPCKIAVIRGLAGLPSHDARAGGMRDTVTAKGFEVVTEQPADSERGKAVNVAENIMESTPDVKIIYCTNDEMALGAYQAVEGQQKTDEIFIIGFDGSPDALKSIKDGKLGASLAQKPIEMGFKGVEALQTLLDGGTVDSTIYTSTQIVDASNVETFEADLNAQMEKAAAAAKK from the coding sequence ATGAAAAAGGGCAAAGGCTTACTTTCGATGCTGACGGCATCCGCGCTGCTGATGGGGGTGCTCGCCGGCTGCGGCGGCGCGCCCGACGCAAAGGGCGAAGCGTCTGCGGATGGCGGTCCGGCTGAGGGCGGAAAGAACGTTTCCGCGATCCTGATGTCGCTCAACAGCGATTACTGGCATATGATCGAGTCCGGCGTGATCAACGGCGGCTCGGATTTCGGCATGGATGTAACCATCACCGCGCCCACGAACGAGGCCGACGTCACCGGTCAGATCGCCATGATCGAGGATCAGATCACCGCCGGTGCGAACGGTCTGGTCTTAGCCCCGTGCGATACCAAGGCCGTGCTGCCCGCGCTTGAAAAGTGCAAGGAAAGCGGCATTCCGGTCGTTCTGATCGATATGGATCTGGACGAGGAGAACCGTGACCTGCGCGCCACCTTTATCGGCAGCTCGGAATACGCGGCCGGCGAAATGGTGGGCCAATACATTGTGGATAATTTTGAACCCTGCAAGATCGCGGTCATCCGCGGCCTCGCCGGTCTGCCCTCGCACGACGCGCGCGCGGGTGGTATGCGCGACACGGTCACCGCCAAGGGGTTTGAGGTCGTCACCGAGCAGCCCGCGGATTCCGAACGCGGCAAGGCGGTCAACGTGGCGGAGAACATCATGGAATCCACGCCCGATGTCAAGATCATTTATTGCACCAACGATGAGATGGCGCTCGGCGCGTATCAGGCCGTGGAAGGACAGCAGAAGACCGACGAGATTTTCATCATCGGCTTTGACGGTTCGCCGGACGCGCTCAAGTCGATCAAGGACGGCAAGCTGGGCGCGAGCCTTGCGCAGAAGCCGATCGAGATGGGCTTTAAGGGCGTCGAAGCGCTGCAGACCCTGCTGGACGGCGGCACGGTGGACAGCACCATCTATACCTCCACGCAGATCGTGGATGCCTCCAACGTCGAGACGTTCGAGGCCGATTTGAACGCACAGATGGAAAAGGCGGCCGCGGCGGCGAAGAAGTAA
- the iolE gene encoding myo-inosose-2 dehydratase codes for MKKLFENVKFGAHPICWCNDDMMDLGDEYSFEDIVDQAAAAGFVGIELGRKFPKDPEVMKTELGKRGLVLTSGWCDTMFGCPELRDEYMELFQQKARFLKDCGCEVVVAAEGTGSNCWDPREYRAKKGVQKLDDAGWKLFTEGLNEAGAFVKSLGMKLVYHVHTGTCCETYDETKRLCDNTDPELVYLLADTGHLHYCGVNLEKFFTDFADRIAYVHLKNIRELVLDVVRDYKIDFNSSVKCGIFTVPGDGGMDYRPIMQILSDKGYEGWMMVEAEQYLPSPKTLHFMKMAREYLREITGV; via the coding sequence GTGAAAAAACTTTTTGAAAACGTCAAGTTCGGCGCGCATCCGATTTGCTGGTGCAACGACGACATGATGGATCTCGGCGATGAATACTCGTTTGAGGATATCGTCGATCAGGCGGCGGCGGCGGGCTTTGTCGGCATTGAGCTGGGCCGCAAATTCCCTAAGGACCCCGAAGTCATGAAGACTGAGCTAGGTAAGCGCGGCCTTGTGCTGACAAGCGGTTGGTGCGATACCATGTTCGGCTGCCCGGAACTGCGGGATGAATATATGGAGCTGTTTCAGCAAAAGGCGCGCTTTTTGAAGGACTGCGGCTGCGAGGTCGTCGTCGCGGCGGAGGGCACGGGCTCGAACTGCTGGGACCCGCGCGAGTACCGTGCGAAAAAGGGCGTGCAAAAGCTGGACGACGCGGGCTGGAAGCTGTTTACCGAAGGACTGAATGAAGCCGGCGCGTTTGTAAAAAGTTTGGGCATGAAGCTGGTTTACCACGTGCATACCGGTACCTGCTGCGAGACCTATGACGAAACAAAGCGTCTGTGCGACAATACCGATCCCGAATTGGTCTATCTGCTGGCCGATACCGGCCACCTGCATTACTGCGGCGTCAATCTGGAAAAATTCTTTACGGACTTTGCCGACCGTATCGCTTACGTGCATTTAAAGAATATCCGCGAGCTGGTGCTCGATGTGGTGCGCGATTACAAGATCGATTTCAACTCGTCCGTCAAATGTGGTATCTTCACCGTGCCCGGCGACGGCGGCATGGATTACCGGCCCATCATGCAGATTCTTTCCGATAAGGGATACGAGGGCTGGATGATGGTGGAGGCGGAGCAATACCTGCCCAGCCCCAAGACGCTTCACTTTATGAAAATGGCACGCGAATACCTCAGAGAGATCACGGGCGTGTAA
- a CDS encoding sugar ABC transporter ATP-binding protein has translation MSTVTERRPLLEITGLTKQFPGVLALDHVDLTIHEGEIHILLGENGAGKSTLIKSIIGVVKPNEGSLIWKGEPVHTNSIREAYDLGIAVMYQELSNIQCLNVIENMFVGSEILKNGLIDWKEEYRQAKEYLTKVGSTVDPYTICEKLGMGQKQMVEIAKALQRKAKLIIMDEPTASLSRREIDGLLKLMMQLKAEGISILFITHKLDEAQKVGDVVTVLKDGKKVGQTLPIEQADEEQIIHMMVGRSLEEKYPERHAVIGDEVLRVEHLSGEKFRDISFSVHSGEILGVFGLIGAGRTETMRGLFGADPLSAGRIELNGKEVQIRNPREAIEHGVVLISENRKEEGLILIHDVVENVTLPTLDNFKGPLRLLRRDKRERKTLEYGEKMKLRPLHIHKNAMNFSGGNQQKIVIEKWVMADAHVYIFDEPTKGVDVGAKVEIYSIINKLAEQGAAIIMVSSEMQEILGMSDNVLVMYEGRQTGYVPRSEDMTQEKLMVLGTGGKI, from the coding sequence ATGAGCACAGTGACGGAGCGCAGGCCTTTGCTGGAGATCACGGGCCTGACCAAGCAGTTTCCGGGCGTATTGGCCTTGGATCATGTCGATCTGACCATTCACGAGGGGGAAATCCACATTCTGCTCGGGGAAAACGGCGCGGGAAAGTCCACGCTGATCAAGAGTATCATCGGCGTGGTAAAACCGAACGAAGGCTCGCTGATTTGGAAAGGGGAGCCGGTACATACCAACAGCATCCGCGAAGCCTACGATCTCGGCATTGCCGTGATGTATCAGGAACTGAGCAATATCCAGTGCCTGAATGTGATTGAAAACATGTTTGTGGGCAGCGAGATTCTCAAAAACGGCCTGATCGACTGGAAGGAAGAATACCGGCAGGCCAAAGAATATCTGACCAAGGTGGGCAGCACGGTCGATCCCTACACCATCTGCGAAAAACTGGGCATGGGCCAAAAGCAGATGGTAGAGATCGCAAAGGCTTTGCAGCGCAAGGCCAAGCTGATTATTATGGACGAACCCACGGCCTCGCTCAGCCGCCGCGAGATCGACGGCCTGCTGAAGCTGATGATGCAGCTCAAAGCCGAGGGCATCTCGATCCTGTTCATCACCCATAAGCTGGACGAGGCGCAAAAGGTCGGCGATGTGGTGACGGTGCTGAAGGACGGCAAAAAGGTCGGCCAGACGCTTCCGATCGAGCAAGCAGACGAGGAGCAGATCATCCATATGATGGTGGGCCGCAGCTTGGAGGAAAAGTATCCCGAGCGCCACGCCGTGATCGGCGATGAGGTGCTCCGCGTGGAGCATTTAAGCGGCGAAAAGTTTCGAGATATTTCGTTTTCTGTCCACAGCGGCGAGATTCTCGGCGTGTTCGGCCTGATCGGCGCGGGGCGCACCGAGACCATGCGGGGCCTGTTCGGCGCCGATCCGCTCAGCGCGGGGCGCATCGAGCTGAACGGCAAGGAAGTGCAGATTCGCAACCCGCGCGAAGCGATCGAGCACGGCGTGGTGCTGATCTCCGAGAACCGAAAGGAAGAGGGGCTCATCCTCATCCATGACGTGGTGGAAAATGTGACGCTGCCCACGCTGGACAATTTCAAAGGCCCGCTGCGCCTGCTGCGGCGGGATAAGCGGGAGCGCAAAACACTGGAATACGGCGAAAAAATGAAGCTTCGCCCGCTGCATATCCATAAAAACGCAATGAACTTTTCGGGCGGCAACCAACAGAAGATCGTCATTGAAAAGTGGGTCATGGCCGATGCGCACGTGTATATTTTCGACGAGCCGACCAAGGGCGTCGACGTGGGCGCGAAGGTGGAGATTTACTCTATCATCAACAAATTAGCCGAGCAGGGCGCGGCGATCATCATGGTCTCTTCGGAGATGCAGGAGATCCTCGGCATGAGCGACAATGTGCTGGTCATGTACGAGGGCAGGCAAACCGGTTATGTTCCGCGTTCGGAGGATATGACGCAGGAAAAACTGATGGTGCTTGGAACGGGAGGTAAGATCTAA
- a CDS encoding ABC transporter permease, which translates to MDKSTASAMGEPKTTPVQKAKEILAKSGPLVALLLLMLFLTIKTNSFLTVNNFINIIRQAASSALVAISLMLAILTGGIDLSVGSTMALAMVVMGRAVEAGVSPFLCILICILTGAFLGWINGIILTKLRLPHPFISTMGTQNIFRGICLLLTMGTPISGMPDMVKWAGSAYIGPIPVSLIIVLVIYVIFGVFFSSSKLGRHIYAVGGNRDTARLAGINIDFTLCAVYTLSGLMCGLAGLILAGRVDAVYPMAGVTWENDAIAAVIVGGASFFGGKGSISGTFVGVLLIAVLRNGLNLLGITPDMQTVILGGVIILSVFIDVVRNGGFARVKKLSPAKAAK; encoded by the coding sequence ATGGACAAGTCGACAGCATCTGCCATGGGCGAACCCAAGACGACGCCGGTGCAGAAAGCAAAGGAAATACTCGCGAAAAGCGGTCCGCTGGTCGCGTTGCTGCTGCTCATGCTCTTTTTGACGATCAAGACCAACAGCTTTTTGACCGTCAATAACTTCATCAACATCATCCGGCAGGCGGCCAGCAGCGCGCTGGTAGCCATCAGTTTGATGCTGGCCATCCTGACGGGCGGCATCGATCTTTCGGTCGGTTCCACCATGGCGCTCGCCATGGTTGTCATGGGCCGCGCGGTGGAGGCCGGCGTTTCGCCGTTCCTCTGTATCCTGATTTGTATTTTAACAGGCGCGTTCCTCGGCTGGATCAACGGCATTATCCTGACCAAGCTGCGCCTGCCGCATCCGTTTATTTCGACGATGGGCACGCAGAACATTTTCCGCGGCATCTGTCTGCTGCTGACCATGGGCACGCCGATCTCCGGCATGCCGGACATGGTCAAATGGGCGGGCTCGGCCTATATTGGCCCCATCCCGGTCAGCCTGATCATCGTGCTGGTCATCTATGTGATCTTCGGCGTTTTCTTTTCCAGCAGCAAGCTCGGCCGCCATATTTACGCGGTCGGCGGCAACCGCGACACGGCGAGGCTGGCCGGTATCAATATCGATTTTACCCTGTGCGCGGTCTATACGCTCAGCGGCCTGATGTGCGGCCTTGCGGGCCTGATCCTTGCCGGCCGTGTCGACGCGGTCTATCCAATGGCGGGCGTCACTTGGGAGAATGACGCGATCGCGGCGGTCATCGTCGGCGGCGCCTCGTTCTTCGGCGGTAAGGGCTCGATCAGCGGCACGTTTGTGGGCGTTCTGCTCATCGCGGTGCTGCGCAACGGCCTGAATCTGCTCGGCATTACGCCCGATATGCAGACGGTCATTCTTGGCGGCGTGATCATCCTGTCCGTATTCATCGACGTGGTGAGAAACGGCGGTTTTGCGCGTGTGAAAAAGCTAAGCCCCGCAAAGGCGGCAAAATAA